TCGAACAGGTGGCGCCTGGGCGGCCTGGCCATCGGCCAATTTCAACCTGGGCCGATCGGCCCGATCGTCCCGGCGGCGAAATGTCGTCTCGCTTCCGTTCATCTTCAAGGACGTGGACCACATGTTTCCGCGTGCTGGAAGGGGAAGGCGGCGAGATGATCGCGGCGGGCATGGCCGAGCAGTGGCTGACGCCGCTGTCCTGGTACGATGCAGGCGCGCGGTCGTTCTACAACGGCACCCAGGCGATCAACACGCCCGCCGACGTCGAGGGCCTGAAGGTCCGCGTCATGAACAACGATCTGTTCACCGGCATGATCGACGCCATGGGGGGCAACGCCTCGCCGATGGCCTTCGCCGAGGTCTATCAGGCGCTGAAGACGGGCGTCGTGGACGGCGCGGAGAACAACTGGCCATCTTACGAATCGACCGGCCACTTCGAGGTCGCGGGATTCTATTCGCTGAGCCAGCACCTGATCATCCCCGAGTGCATCTGCGTCAACACCGCCGTTTTCGACGCGCTGTCGGCTGACATGCAGGCGGCCGTGCGCGAAGCGGCGCAGGAATCCTCGGCCATGCAGCGGGAGCTGTGGCAGGCGCGTGAAGCGGCCAGCCGTGCGGCCGTCGAAGCCGCGGGCGTGCAGGTCAACGAGATCGCCGACAAGGCCCCGTTCCAGGATGCCATGGCCCCGGTCTATGCCGCCTATCTGGACGCGAACCCGGACCTGCGTCCGTTGGTCGAGCTGATCCAGGCGACCGAGTAACCTCGGTCCCGGCCACAGGACGCCCGGCTCTGCGTGAGCCGGGCGTCAATTATGGGATACGCCCTGCGATGACCTATCGAACCGATGCCCCGCCGCCGGCCCTGCGCCGCATGGATGCGACCTTTGACGCCCTGGCCCTGATCTGCCGGATCGTGACCGGGATCGCCCTGGTCGTTCTGACCGTGATCTTTGGCTGGCTGGTCTTTGGCCGCTATGTGCTGAACGCGACGCCGACCTGGGTCGAACAGGTCGCCCTGCTGCTGGTCATGACCATCGCCTTTCTGGGGGCCGCCGTCGGGGTGCATGATCACACGCATCTTGCCGTCACCTTTCTGCGCACCAGCGTGCCGCGCGGGTTGCGGGCCGTGCTGGTCGTGGTGACCGACCTGATGATGGCCGGGTTCGGGGCGCTGATGCTGTGGTATGGCGCGCAGCTGACGGCGTTCAAATGGGGGGCCATGATCCCGCTGTTGCAATGGCCGGAGGGGCTGCGGTCGCTGCCGCTGACCATCGGAGGCGGGCTGATCCTGCTGTTCTCGGCGGGGCATCTGATTCGCCGTGCCCTGGGGCGCGATACGCGCCTCGATACGATCGAATAGGAACGACGATGGGCCTTGCGCTGCTTCTTGGGCTTTTCGCCTTCTGTGTCATGATCGGAACGCCGGTGGCCTTTGCGTTGGGTATTTCCGCGCTGGCCGCGTTCTGGTGGGAGGGGCTGCCCCTGATGATCGGCTTTCAGCGGATCATCTCGGGCATCAATGTCTTTGCCCTGATGGCGATCCCGTTCTTCATCTTTGCGGGCGATCTGATGTTCCATGGCGGCATCGCCATGCGGCTGGTCCGCTTTGCGCAGGCGGCCGTGGGAGCGGTGCGCGGGGGGCTGGGGATCGTCAACGTCTTCTCTTCGATGCTGTTCGGCGGCATCTCGGGGTCCGCCATTGCGGATATCTCGGCGCTGGGCTCCATCTTGGTGCCGGTGATGAAGGAGAAGGGCTACGACGCGGACTATGCGGTGAACGTCACGGTCACATCCTCCATCGCGGGGATCATCATCCCGCCCAGTCACAACATGATCATCTTCGCCATCGCGGCGGGGGGCGGCATCTCCATCTCCAAGCTGTTCCTGGCGGGCGTGGTTCCGGGCATCCTGATGTGTCTGTGCCTTGCGGCGGCGGCCTATCTGGTTGCGGTCAAGCGCGGCTACAAGGCCGAGGCCTTTCCGGGGTGGACTGCGCTGGCCTATAGCTTTGCCAGCGCCATCCCCGGTCTTCTGACGGCGGTGATCATCGTGGGCGGGGTCCTGTCGGGGGTGTTCACGGTGACCGAATCCGGGGCGTTCGGCGCGATCTATGCCTTTCTCGTCACGGTGATCGTCTATCGGGCGCTGACATGGGACAGCTTCAAGGTTGCCGTCGCCTCGTCGGTGCGCACGACCGCCATGGTGATGATCCTGATCGCCTGTGCGGCGGCCTTTGCCTATATGCTGACGTTCTACAGCGTG
This Jannaschia sp. M317 DNA region includes the following protein-coding sequences:
- the dctP gene encoding TRAP transporter substrate-binding protein DctP codes for the protein MLEGEGGEMIAAGMAEQWLTPLSWYDAGARSFYNGTQAINTPADVEGLKVRVMNNDLFTGMIDAMGGNASPMAFAEVYQALKTGVVDGAENNWPSYESTGHFEVAGFYSLSQHLIIPECICVNTAVFDALSADMQAAVREAAQESSAMQRELWQAREAASRAAVEAAGVQVNEIADKAPFQDAMAPVYAAYLDANPDLRPLVELIQATE
- a CDS encoding TRAP transporter small permease — translated: MTYRTDAPPPALRRMDATFDALALICRIVTGIALVVLTVIFGWLVFGRYVLNATPTWVEQVALLLVMTIAFLGAAVGVHDHTHLAVTFLRTSVPRGLRAVLVVVTDLMMAGFGALMLWYGAQLTAFKWGAMIPLLQWPEGLRSLPLTIGGGLILLFSAGHLIRRALGRDTRLDTIE
- a CDS encoding TRAP transporter large permease → MGLALLLGLFAFCVMIGTPVAFALGISALAAFWWEGLPLMIGFQRIISGINVFALMAIPFFIFAGDLMFHGGIAMRLVRFAQAAVGAVRGGLGIVNVFSSMLFGGISGSAIADISALGSILVPVMKEKGYDADYAVNVTVTSSIAGIIIPPSHNMIIFAIAAGGGISISKLFLAGVVPGILMCLCLAAAAYLVAVKRGYKAEAFPGWTALAYSFASAIPGLLTAVIIVGGVLSGVFTVTESGAFGAIYAFLVTVIVYRALTWDSFKVAVASSVRTTAMVMILIACAAAFAYMLTFYSVPARTVELMTGITDNPILILLMINAVLLILGMIMDMAALILICTPIFLPVANSLGMDPMQFGMILLVNLGLGLCTPPVGSCLFVGCAVGKLPMEKAVRTIWPFYAAIFVALMLITFVPAISLTLPKLLE